A region of Candidatus Methylomirabilis tolerans DNA encodes the following proteins:
- a CDS encoding (Fe-S)-binding protein: MIPMREVYWNIPGHLFLYLLFFPFLIVWLYGIYRHTRMILAGEPAAVLGSLWDRFKGVIQDAAWQRRIAKDPLSGLLHRSISWGFTVLFIATCLVALQDYFGIPTLRGPFYLYFMSLTVDLFGLTAIGGVLIALVRRYGFRPDRLLLPRLGWSYGILLGLLLVILMTGFLIEGLRIAATGDPWGRWSPGGWLASALFRGTDQAQQVLLHQVIWWSHATLAFTFIALLPYGVGMHITSAAANVLLKNREGSGVLRPIDLDRAEQFGAGAINQFTWKDLLDLEACTECGRCQAACPAWVTGKPLTPKGVIIDLRDHMRLTYDGEESRKMVGEVISHDVLWACTTCGACHQECPIYIEPIPKIVEMRRHLVMEEADFPETMQQALRSLEERGHPFRGANASRTDWAKGLGVKTVAADGPPEILYWVGCTAAFDERNQQVAAAFVKLLQRAGVDFAILGEEERCTGDPARRIGNEYLFQTLARENIATLNGYGIKKIVTTCPHGFNTLKNEYPKLGGNYEVVHHTQLLADLVKEGRLWPKKRIDGVVSFHDPCYLGRHNGIYDPPRQVLGAIPGLAVKEMDRCREHGFCCGAGGGLMWFEEKIGKRVSWERTEEALALQPQVLASACPFCLIMFEDALKVKDAIGRTRPLDVAELMAQSVE; encoded by the coding sequence ATGATCCCCATGCGCGAGGTCTACTGGAACATCCCGGGGCACCTGTTCCTGTACCTGCTGTTCTTTCCCTTCCTTATCGTTTGGCTCTATGGCATTTACCGGCATACCCGCATGATACTCGCGGGAGAGCCGGCTGCAGTTCTGGGCAGCCTGTGGGACCGCTTCAAAGGGGTTATCCAGGACGCCGCCTGGCAGCGGCGAATCGCCAAGGATCCCCTTTCAGGACTGCTCCACCGCTCCATCTCCTGGGGATTTACCGTCCTTTTTATCGCGACCTGCCTCGTAGCCCTTCAGGATTATTTCGGCATCCCGACCCTGCGTGGACCGTTTTACCTCTACTTCATGTCGTTGACCGTCGATCTGTTTGGGCTGACGGCTATCGGCGGCGTGCTGATTGCGCTCGTCCGGCGCTATGGCTTCAGACCCGATCGGCTCCTGCTGCCTCGTCTGGGTTGGAGTTACGGCATACTGCTTGGGCTGCTCCTCGTCATCCTGATGACCGGGTTTCTGATTGAGGGGCTGCGGATTGCGGCGACAGGCGATCCATGGGGCCGCTGGTCGCCTGGCGGCTGGCTGGCATCCGCTCTGTTTCGCGGGACTGACCAGGCACAGCAGGTTCTCCTCCATCAGGTCATCTGGTGGTCCCATGCCACCCTTGCCTTCACCTTCATTGCCCTTCTGCCCTATGGCGTGGGTATGCACATCACGTCCGCTGCCGCGAATGTCCTCCTGAAGAACCGGGAAGGCTCGGGGGTGCTGCGACCGATCGACCTGGACCGAGCGGAGCAGTTCGGCGCCGGCGCGATCAATCAGTTCACCTGGAAAGATCTCCTTGACCTCGAGGCGTGCACCGAGTGCGGCCGCTGCCAGGCTGCCTGTCCGGCCTGGGTGACCGGTAAGCCGCTGACTCCTAAAGGCGTCATCATCGACCTGCGAGATCACATGCGCCTGACATACGACGGCGAGGAGTCGCGCAAGATGGTCGGCGAGGTCATCTCGCACGACGTCCTGTGGGCATGTACCACCTGTGGGGCCTGCCATCAGGAGTGCCCGATCTACATCGAGCCGATCCCGAAGATTGTCGAGATGCGTCGGCACCTCGTCATGGAGGAGGCCGACTTTCCGGAGACGATGCAGCAGGCATTGCGGAGCTTGGAAGAGCGGGGTCATCCGTTCCGTGGGGCGAACGCCTCCAGAACCGACTGGGCGAAGGGGCTTGGCGTAAAGACTGTCGCCGCGGACGGTCCACCGGAGATCCTGTACTGGGTCGGCTGCACCGCGGCCTTTGATGAGCGGAATCAGCAGGTCGCGGCGGCATTTGTCAAGCTTCTGCAACGCGCCGGGGTTGATTTTGCGATCCTGGGGGAAGAGGAGCGATGCACAGGTGACCCGGCCCGACGGATCGGAAACGAGTACCTCTTCCAGACGCTGGCCAGGGAGAACATTGCCACGCTGAACGGCTACGGCATCAAGAAGATCGTCACGACCTGCCCGCATGGCTTCAATACGCTTAAGAATGAATACCCGAAGCTGGGGGGTAACTACGAGGTCGTCCATCACACACAGTTGCTGGCCGATCTGGTGAAGGAAGGGCGCTTGTGGCCGAAGAAGCGGATCGATGGGGTGGTATCCTTTCACGACCCCTGTTATCTGGGGCGACACAACGGTATCTACGATCCACCCAGGCAGGTTCTCGGGGCGATCCCCGGGCTTGCGGTCAAGGAGATGGACCGGTGTCGAGAGCACGGCTTCTGCTGCGGTGCGGGGGGCGGGTTGATGTGGTTTGAGGAGAAGATCGGCAAGCGCGTGAGCTGGGAGCGGACCGAAGAGGCCCTGGCCCTTCAGCCGCAGGTCCTGGCGAGCGCCTGTCCTTTCTGCCTGATCATGTTCGAGGACGCGCTGAAGGTCAAAGATGCGATCGGGCGGACCAGACCGCTTGACGTAGCGGAGCTGATGGCGCAAAGTGTAGAATAA